The proteins below come from a single Demetria terragena DSM 11295 genomic window:
- the dut gene encoding dUTP diphosphatase → MLRVPVHRLDEGLPLPRYAREGDAGLDLYAREGVTLAPGERALVDTGLAIALPAGYAGFVHPRSGLAARHGVTTLNSPGTVDSGYRGEIKVNVINCDPRDTFTVSRGDRIAQLVVQRVENVDLVDVAALPDSERGASGHGASGGFGSSVTDPSSASTTASRD, encoded by the coding sequence GTGCTGCGCGTACCGGTCCATCGTCTCGATGAAGGCTTACCCCTCCCGCGTTATGCGCGGGAGGGAGACGCTGGGCTGGACCTGTACGCCAGGGAAGGCGTCACGCTGGCGCCCGGTGAGCGGGCGCTGGTCGACACCGGTCTCGCCATTGCGCTGCCGGCGGGCTATGCCGGATTTGTGCACCCGCGGTCGGGTCTCGCGGCTCGACACGGCGTGACCACGCTGAACAGTCCAGGCACCGTGGACAGCGGCTATCGCGGCGAGATCAAGGTCAATGTGATCAACTGCGACCCGCGCGACACTTTCACTGTGAGTCGCGGTGATCGGATTGCCCAGTTGGTGGTTCAGCGGGTGGAGAATGTAGACCTGGTCGATGTCGCGGCCTTGCCAGACAGCGAGCGCGGCGCGAGCGGCCACGGAGCCAGTGGTGGCTTCGGATCGTCGGTGACGGACCCGTCATCGGCGTCGACAACAGCATCGAGGGATTGA
- a CDS encoding DUF4193 domain-containing protein, producing the protein MATDYDAPRKTDDELNEDSIEELKSRRVDQSSGSVDVDETEQAEGFELPGADLSGEELSVRVLPRQADEFTCGRCFLVHHRSQLAGEENGLPICSDCAV; encoded by the coding sequence ATGGCGACCGATTACGACGCACCGCGCAAGACTGACGATGAGCTCAATGAGGACTCAATCGAAGAGTTGAAATCGCGGCGCGTGGATCAGAGCTCGGGAAGCGTCGACGTTGACGAAACCGAGCAGGCGGAGGGCTTTGAGTTGCCCGGCGCCGATTTGTCAGGGGAGGAGCTGTCAGTACGCGTCTTGCCGCGTCAGGCGGACGAATTCACGTGTGGACGGTGCTTCCTCGTCCACCACCGCAGCCAGTTGGCAGGCGAGGAGAACGGCCTCCCGATCTGCTCGGACTGCGCGGTCTGA
- a CDS encoding inositol monophosphatase family protein: MGLSNGNLTEDEVRGLERLACDIAREAGRLVIDKRPHDLGVAATKSSVVDVVTVMDQRSEELLRDRLARERPDDAILGEEGDDVAGSSGITWVLDPIDGTVNYLYDIPAFAVSVAACVGDVGVPGGWEPVAAVVYDPRAEMAYHARQGGGAYALAADGTSVPLQVSVQSDLAMALVATGFGYDAQVRARQGEVLAGLLPHIRDIRRFGACSLDLVAVAAGRVDVYYESGPKVWDMAAGALILTEAGGVLQGSAGGPADETLMVAGPSSLVEALRPRVDRGGVS, translated from the coding sequence ATGGGCTTGAGCAACGGGAACCTGACCGAGGACGAGGTACGAGGCCTCGAACGGCTGGCCTGCGATATCGCGAGGGAAGCTGGCCGGTTGGTGATCGATAAGCGGCCTCATGACCTCGGTGTGGCGGCGACCAAGTCCAGCGTGGTGGACGTGGTGACCGTGATGGACCAACGCAGCGAGGAGCTCCTTCGCGATCGCCTGGCGCGAGAGCGGCCAGACGACGCGATCCTCGGCGAGGAGGGTGACGACGTGGCGGGCAGCAGCGGCATCACCTGGGTTCTCGATCCCATCGACGGCACGGTCAACTACTTGTATGACATTCCTGCCTTCGCGGTATCCGTCGCCGCGTGCGTCGGTGACGTGGGTGTCCCCGGCGGGTGGGAGCCGGTAGCAGCCGTGGTCTACGACCCGCGCGCCGAGATGGCTTATCACGCGCGACAGGGTGGTGGAGCGTATGCGTTGGCCGCCGACGGGACGTCTGTGCCGCTGCAGGTGAGCGTGCAGTCGGACCTGGCGATGGCTTTAGTGGCAACAGGCTTCGGGTACGACGCTCAGGTCCGTGCCCGCCAGGGTGAGGTCCTCGCTGGTTTGCTACCCCACATCCGCGACATCCGCCGATTCGGCGCGTGCTCGTTGGATCTGGTGGCGGTCGCCGCTGGCCGGGTCGACGTTTACTACGAATCGGGCCCGAAGGTGTGGGACATGGCGGCCGGGGCCTTGATCCTGACCGAGGCGGGCGGCGTGTTGCAGGGGTCGGCGGGTGGTCCGGCCGACGAGACCCTTATGGTGGCGGGCCCATCGTCACTCGTGGAAGCTCTGCGACCACGAGTGGATCGCGGCGGCGTGTCGTAG
- a CDS encoding ferrochelatase, protein MPPPPEQAQPAEPAEPGPSDISADPPAGEIQAEPDVGEQLQESRLQPYDAVLLLSFGGPEAPEEVMPFLRRVTAGRDIPDERLEEVGEHYFLFGGRSPINDQNRALRQELHGELRRRGYVTPVLWGNRNSDPFLTDVLREASDAGVRRILVVTTSAYSSYSSCRQYRENLADAVAELREEGRELVVDKVRQYATHPSFGRVNTRLVTDSVRQLDEPDDTKLRVAFVTHSVPVGMDDTSGPGDGEGNLYWHQHDELAHVILDEASATLDRSLDGALVYCSRSGPPSQPWLEPDISDYLRQIHEQGVTHVAIAPIGFISDHMEVAFDLDTEAAETARELGLTMVRTPTVGVDPEFVSGLIDLVEERAAEAEGQNVAHPAWPGEAMPAVCAPGCCPNLRESRPALCGRD, encoded by the coding sequence ATGCCACCACCGCCTGAACAGGCCCAACCGGCAGAGCCGGCAGAACCGGGCCCATCGGACATCTCCGCGGATCCGCCTGCGGGGGAGATCCAGGCCGAGCCCGACGTCGGCGAGCAGTTGCAGGAGAGTCGCCTCCAGCCCTATGACGCCGTGCTTCTGCTGTCTTTTGGGGGGCCAGAGGCGCCCGAGGAAGTCATGCCGTTCCTACGGCGGGTGACGGCTGGCCGAGATATCCCGGACGAGCGACTCGAGGAAGTTGGCGAGCACTACTTCTTGTTCGGCGGGCGCAGCCCCATCAACGATCAGAACCGCGCCTTGCGTCAGGAGCTCCACGGTGAGTTACGACGACGGGGCTATGTCACTCCCGTGCTGTGGGGAAACCGCAACAGTGACCCGTTCCTGACCGATGTGCTGCGCGAGGCGTCCGACGCCGGGGTGCGCCGCATCCTGGTGGTCACGACGAGCGCGTACTCGTCGTACAGCTCCTGCCGGCAGTACCGGGAGAATCTCGCGGATGCCGTGGCGGAGTTGCGCGAGGAGGGGCGGGAACTGGTCGTGGATAAGGTGCGCCAGTACGCCACACACCCATCGTTTGGTCGCGTCAACACGCGCCTCGTCACGGACAGCGTCCGGCAGTTGGATGAACCCGATGACACCAAACTGCGCGTGGCCTTTGTCACCCACTCGGTGCCGGTCGGGATGGACGACACCTCCGGCCCTGGCGACGGGGAGGGAAACCTCTACTGGCACCAGCACGACGAGTTGGCGCACGTGATCCTCGACGAAGCGAGCGCAACATTGGATCGCTCGCTCGATGGCGCCTTGGTCTATTGCTCGCGCAGTGGGCCGCCGAGCCAGCCGTGGCTTGAGCCCGACATCAGTGACTACCTACGCCAGATCCACGAGCAGGGCGTGACTCACGTGGCCATCGCCCCGATCGGTTTCATCAGTGATCACATGGAAGTGGCCTTCGACCTCGATACGGAGGCTGCAGAGACTGCCCGCGAGCTCGGGCTCACCATGGTCCGCACCCCGACGGTGGGAGTCGACCCGGAGTTTGTGAGCGGGTTGATTGACCTCGTGGAGGAACGTGCCGCTGAGGCTGAGGGCCAGAACGTGGCGCACCCAGCCTGGCCGGGTGAGGCGATGCCTGCAGTCTGTGCTCCAGGATGTTGCCCCAATTTGCGTGAATCGCGACCCGCTCTGTGCGGACGGGACTGA
- the sepH gene encoding septation protein SepH, with protein sequence MQNLRLVGIHEDGQHVLLSDDDGGRFQVPLDDALRAAVRRERPRPAGDRSDAEHEPMRPREVQALIRTGVPLEEVAERSGWDLDKVRRYEPPIRAERDYVAAQARALEVRDRTGAATLGERVALRLTDRGVDSERVSWDAWKETDATWKVVCLFPAGGRERRASWRFTAADRAVIPTDDEARWLGEDEHGTAPGAPAPLAAKSSRNAAVYDVEAEGGVAAKVRARSGTSRPTSPTVSEKSDSAEQGAVDMVSVMRERAASRRRKPQRRPSPTDTPIPSEGMPDEARPVTDLDLSDVEEPPQASHAAPDDLTPESSDVEAGDTDAVDSADADEAPRHDPVTGTRDLFEDLEEVSESKAHKASRQRGRGRNRRTTSSEPEKDQAQARDAEPVDVPVEVPDEEPDDAVEPPAEPDASPEVPDRQRSTRKGRPSVPSWDDIMFGSRRED encoded by the coding sequence ATGCAGAATCTGCGACTGGTCGGGATTCATGAGGACGGCCAGCATGTGCTGCTGTCCGATGACGACGGCGGCCGATTCCAGGTACCGCTGGATGACGCCCTGCGCGCCGCTGTTCGGCGGGAGCGGCCGCGACCGGCCGGTGACCGTTCGGACGCTGAGCACGAGCCCATGCGCCCCCGCGAGGTGCAGGCCCTCATTCGGACTGGGGTCCCGCTCGAGGAGGTCGCCGAGCGATCCGGCTGGGATCTCGACAAGGTTCGCCGCTACGAGCCCCCCATCAGGGCCGAGCGTGACTATGTGGCGGCTCAAGCACGCGCCCTCGAAGTACGTGACCGCACCGGTGCTGCCACGTTGGGCGAACGGGTGGCGCTGCGCCTCACGGATCGCGGCGTCGACTCCGAGCGTGTTTCGTGGGATGCCTGGAAAGAAACGGATGCGACCTGGAAGGTGGTGTGTCTGTTCCCCGCGGGAGGTCGGGAACGTCGTGCCAGTTGGCGGTTCACGGCCGCCGACCGGGCCGTTATCCCGACGGACGACGAGGCACGCTGGCTCGGCGAGGACGAGCACGGCACCGCCCCGGGCGCACCGGCTCCTCTTGCCGCCAAGTCCTCCCGCAACGCCGCGGTCTATGACGTCGAGGCCGAAGGTGGCGTCGCTGCAAAGGTCCGCGCTCGGAGCGGCACGTCTCGCCCAACCTCACCCACGGTGAGCGAGAAATCGGACAGCGCCGAGCAAGGCGCCGTCGACATGGTCTCGGTCATGCGGGAGCGCGCAGCGTCGCGACGGCGCAAACCGCAGCGTCGTCCCTCACCGACCGACACGCCGATCCCCTCAGAAGGCATGCCCGACGAGGCACGGCCGGTGACCGACCTCGATCTGAGCGATGTCGAAGAACCACCGCAGGCCTCGCACGCCGCGCCGGATGACCTCACGCCCGAATCTTCCGACGTCGAAGCCGGCGACACCGACGCCGTGGATTCTGCCGACGCTGACGAAGCACCCCGACACGACCCTGTGACGGGAACACGCGACCTCTTTGAGGACCTTGAGGAGGTTTCCGAAAGCAAGGCCCACAAGGCATCCCGCCAGCGCGGCCGAGGGCGTAATCGCCGGACAACGTCGTCAGAGCCAGAGAAGGACCAGGCGCAGGCCCGCGACGCTGAACCCGTCGACGTGCCCGTCGAGGTGCCAGACGAGGAGCCAGACGACGCTGTCGAGCCGCCTGCAGAGCCCGACGCATCACCTGAGGTGCCCGACCGGCAGCGGTCAACGCGCAAGGGACGACCGAGCGTACCCAGCTGGGACGACATCATGTTCGGGTCGCGCCGCGAGGACTAA
- a CDS encoding MFS transporter, with protein sequence MGRATAAAGRGTARVARRATEAEGAGETGLSRLIQVHAFSMAGDTAVMVGLAGTLFFQVPQGQAKDQVLMFLLLTMLPFAIVAPLIGPLLDRFRHGRRWSIGATLALRAFLCWVLAGSISEQSSWQFPAALGVLVASKAYLITRSSATPRLLPAQLTLVKANGRLSLAGTVGAAIGGGLAGVAAQFGAEWGLRVGFALFIIGTILAVMLPAAADSAQGEEQAAMRDLAAESEGGTRRGVPGVLVTALRANTGLRWLSGFLTIYLAFLLRAEPFPGWEGRGTLLLTLVVGAAGVGNAIGTMTGALVRTSAPRVIILVSLCADAAIAVVAAVWFNIFTAVAVALVAGIGQQMGKLALDALIQDNVAERIRTSVFARSETLLQLAWVLGGLVGVLLPMSATIGMTTAAVLLALWTIAVMLWSRGHAFPARRHPGSRRRRRPSDQPRPGPVRSSTHDHDGQESTVPIRRDDPWQPSPRRGAPDADDRRDRWRSRFGPEA encoded by the coding sequence GTGGGGCGTGCGACGGCCGCCGCCGGGCGAGGTACGGCTCGGGTGGCACGCCGGGCCACTGAAGCCGAAGGCGCGGGGGAGACCGGACTGTCCCGGCTGATCCAGGTGCACGCCTTCTCCATGGCTGGTGATACCGCGGTCATGGTCGGGCTGGCGGGGACTCTCTTCTTCCAGGTGCCGCAAGGGCAGGCCAAGGACCAAGTCCTGATGTTCCTCCTGCTCACGATGCTGCCGTTTGCCATCGTGGCGCCCCTGATCGGCCCCTTGCTGGATCGCTTCCGACATGGCCGGCGGTGGTCGATCGGCGCGACCTTGGCGCTGCGCGCGTTCCTGTGCTGGGTGCTGGCTGGGAGCATTAGCGAACAGTCCAGTTGGCAGTTCCCTGCAGCTTTGGGAGTGCTGGTTGCCTCTAAGGCCTATCTCATTACCCGATCGTCAGCGACGCCACGGCTGCTGCCGGCTCAGCTCACCTTGGTCAAGGCCAATGGTCGGCTGTCGTTGGCTGGCACCGTAGGCGCGGCCATCGGGGGAGGTCTCGCGGGCGTCGCCGCGCAGTTTGGCGCCGAGTGGGGGTTACGGGTCGGATTTGCCCTCTTCATCATTGGCACGATCCTGGCGGTCATGCTTCCGGCTGCAGCAGATTCCGCGCAGGGTGAAGAACAAGCCGCCATGCGTGACCTGGCAGCCGAGAGCGAGGGTGGCACTCGCCGCGGAGTCCCCGGGGTCTTGGTCACGGCTTTGCGGGCGAATACCGGCCTGCGCTGGCTTTCCGGGTTCCTGACGATCTACCTCGCGTTCCTCTTGCGGGCAGAGCCTTTCCCGGGGTGGGAGGGACGCGGGACTCTGCTCCTCACGTTGGTCGTGGGCGCTGCCGGTGTCGGTAACGCGATCGGCACGATGACTGGGGCCTTGGTCCGAACGAGCGCACCGCGCGTCATCATCCTGGTCTCGTTGTGTGCCGATGCCGCGATCGCGGTCGTTGCCGCGGTGTGGTTCAACATCTTTACCGCGGTGGCCGTTGCGCTGGTCGCGGGCATCGGCCAGCAGATGGGCAAATTGGCGTTGGATGCGCTCATCCAGGACAACGTGGCCGAGCGCATTCGTACTAGCGTGTTCGCCCGCTCGGAAACCCTCTTGCAACTTGCCTGGGTGCTCGGCGGGCTTGTCGGCGTCTTGTTGCCGATGTCGGCCACTATCGGGATGACGACGGCCGCGGTGTTGTTGGCGCTGTGGACGATTGCCGTGATGCTTTGGAGCAGGGGCCATGCCTTTCCTGCGCGGCGGCACCCGGGGAGCCGACGTCGGCGTCGGCCCAGCGACCAGCCGCGACCGGGCCCGGTGCGGTCCTCGACCCATGATCACGACGGTCAGGAGTCCACGGTGCCTATTCGACGTGACGACCCGTGGCAACCATCACCGCGCAGGGGTGCCCCCGATGCCGACGATCGTCGCGATCGTTGGCGGAGTCGGTTTGGTCCGGAGGCCTAG
- a CDS encoding thymidine kinase: MAELVFFAGTMDCGKSTLALQMDHNHRARGRLGLVMTKLDRAGTAVLSSRLGLSREALEVSDSVDLWELVVRHVSLGHQINYLICDEAQFYTPAQVDQLAALVDEMQIDVYAFGITADFRTQLFAGSQRLIELADRLQVPQVEALCWCGRKATHNARVIDGDMVVEGEQVVVGDTATSPDLAVEYEVLCRRHYMRRMTSHAARAHAEWLDTLPFDLDLCPLPGTGSR; the protein is encoded by the coding sequence GTGGCTGAGTTGGTTTTTTTCGCGGGAACAATGGATTGTGGAAAGTCCACGTTGGCCTTGCAGATGGACCACAACCATCGGGCGCGTGGTCGCCTCGGATTGGTCATGACCAAACTGGACCGCGCTGGAACCGCGGTGCTCTCCTCGAGGCTCGGATTGTCGCGAGAGGCACTCGAGGTGTCCGACAGCGTCGACCTCTGGGAACTCGTGGTCCGTCATGTGTCCCTCGGGCACCAGATCAACTATCTGATCTGTGATGAAGCGCAGTTCTACACGCCCGCCCAGGTCGACCAACTTGCGGCTCTGGTCGATGAGATGCAGATCGACGTCTATGCCTTCGGTATCACCGCCGACTTCCGGACCCAACTGTTTGCCGGTTCGCAACGGTTGATCGAGCTCGCCGACCGGCTGCAAGTCCCGCAAGTCGAGGCGCTGTGCTGGTGTGGTCGGAAGGCGACCCATAACGCGCGAGTCATCGACGGCGACATGGTCGTGGAAGGGGAGCAGGTCGTCGTCGGGGACACCGCGACCAGTCCCGATCTCGCGGTGGAGTACGAGGTCCTGTGCCGCCGTCACTACATGCGCCGCATGACCTCCCACGCCGCCCGTGCCCACGCAGAATGGCTCGACACGCTGCCATTCGATCTTGATCTGTGCCCCTTGCCTGGCACAGGCAGCAGATAA
- a CDS encoding alkaline phosphatase family protein codes for MVQPVLPRYDEGGLAGVLPAVVDSLGVTRESGGPTLAPADRAVVVLIDGLGLRLLERNRGHAPFMRAVLAETRPLNVGFPTTTATSMGSFGTGLPPGIHGLTGYQVRDPETGELFNELSWDFGPRPEQWQPEPTWLQRAAESGIATTMVAPAYFNGSGLTRAALRGAQFRSAGTLSKRVDATLAALRADRRSLVYLYWGELDRTGHVHGCTSAAWCTELEHVDAEMRRLAGSLPRGCSFTLVADHGMVDIPRDGRVDVAADPELDSGVAVVGGEMRALQLYCEPGAADDVLDTWTERFGAQAWVRTREQAIADGWFGPVHERVLPRIGDVVVAFHEPIGVVDSRVMRRVVIDLLGQHGSLTEDEIQVPMIHLPATS; via the coding sequence ATGGTCCAGCCGGTCCTGCCGAGATATGACGAGGGTGGCCTCGCGGGAGTTCTCCCTGCGGTGGTCGACTCGCTGGGCGTGACTCGCGAATCGGGCGGGCCTACGCTCGCCCCCGCGGATCGAGCGGTCGTGGTGCTTATTGACGGCCTTGGACTGCGGCTGCTGGAGCGCAACAGGGGACATGCGCCGTTCATGCGCGCCGTGCTCGCGGAGACTCGCCCGCTCAACGTCGGCTTTCCCACGACCACGGCGACCAGCATGGGATCGTTCGGCACGGGGTTGCCTCCCGGCATCCATGGTCTGACCGGCTACCAGGTGCGTGACCCCGAGACTGGGGAGTTGTTCAACGAGCTCTCCTGGGACTTCGGGCCTAGGCCAGAACAGTGGCAGCCGGAGCCGACCTGGCTGCAGCGTGCCGCAGAGTCCGGCATTGCGACCACCATGGTTGCTCCGGCCTATTTCAACGGTTCTGGATTAACCCGGGCAGCGCTACGGGGAGCGCAATTCCGTTCGGCCGGAACGCTATCCAAGCGAGTCGATGCAACCCTGGCAGCCTTGCGCGCCGACCGGAGATCTCTGGTCTATCTCTATTGGGGTGAGCTGGACCGCACCGGCCACGTGCATGGCTGCACGAGCGCAGCGTGGTGCACCGAGTTGGAGCATGTTGATGCCGAGATGAGGCGGCTTGCAGGGTCGCTCCCGCGGGGATGTTCGTTCACTCTGGTGGCTGATCACGGCATGGTCGATATCCCGCGCGATGGTCGCGTTGATGTCGCGGCGGACCCCGAGCTTGATTCCGGTGTCGCGGTGGTGGGCGGCGAGATGCGCGCGCTCCAGTTGTATTGCGAGCCTGGCGCGGCGGACGACGTCCTCGACACCTGGACCGAGAGGTTCGGCGCGCAGGCGTGGGTGCGTACCCGAGAGCAGGCCATCGCTGACGGCTGGTTCGGTCCGGTCCATGAACGAGTGCTGCCTCGAATCGGCGACGTCGTGGTGGCCTTCCACGAGCCGATCGGTGTCGTGGATTCTCGGGTGATGCGCCGCGTCGTGATCGACCTTCTCGGCCAGCATGGCTCATTGACCGAAGATGAGATCCAGGTGCCGATGATCCACCTTCCGGCGACCTCCTAG
- a CDS encoding DUF5998 family protein codes for MATHLTTGESLPRELLSDIERAGYYPILVSDVLGAALAGEPVRTHLVHQETTLDHDAVRRHITVLALTDSRLVIAHADDHGPDLSAPMGAESVATATTETVPLRLIRGVMLAHLVAAPDQYVAGSLGRDLTLTIGWGTVSRVDLIPANCADPSCQLDHGFEGSITGDDISLRISADADGDQVLQQAYTFSAALSAAVGQH; via the coding sequence ATGGCCACACATCTGACCACCGGCGAATCCTTGCCTCGTGAACTCTTGAGCGATATCGAGAGGGCTGGGTACTACCCGATCTTGGTGAGCGATGTGCTGGGGGCGGCGCTGGCTGGTGAGCCTGTTCGTACGCACTTGGTGCACCAGGAGACCACCCTTGATCACGATGCCGTTCGCCGTCACATCACCGTGCTGGCGCTGACTGACTCTCGTCTGGTGATCGCCCATGCCGATGATCACGGACCCGACCTGAGTGCGCCTATGGGCGCCGAATCCGTGGCAACGGCGACCACTGAGACGGTGCCTTTGCGGCTGATCCGTGGCGTGATGCTCGCGCACCTCGTCGCGGCCCCGGATCAGTACGTCGCGGGCAGCCTCGGACGCGATCTCACCCTGACCATCGGATGGGGGACGGTGTCCCGGGTTGATTTGATCCCCGCGAACTGTGCGGACCCCAGTTGCCAACTAGATCACGGTTTCGAGGGCAGCATCACCGGTGACGACATCTCCTTGCGCATCAGCGCCGATGCCGATGGCGACCAGGTGTTGCAACAGGCCTACACCTTCTCGGCAGCGCTATCGGCCGCCGTGGGCCAGCACTGA
- a CDS encoding GNAT family N-acetyltransferase, with the protein MTEADAPLPAGYPQEWEADVVLRDGSVAQLRPITPEDADALHRFHERQSDESIYLRFFAPIKRLSNREVHRFANVDYHSRVALVLMVEDDLVGIARFDRLDAEQGVAAEVAFNVSDHFQGRGVGSVMLEHLAAIGQEQGIERFVADVLPQNRKMLAVFKDAGYEVTQHFDDGVVELAFDIRPTDQSEQVRAEREQRAESLSVKALLAPTSVAVVGVDSHAASVGRQVLSHLVGGGYRGDLYAVADHDLELEGCTTYRSVSELPPMVDLGVIAVSDDDALAATEECVRHGVRSVLVLSNGFAETGTSGQARQQALMRVVRRHGLRIVGPSSFGLINTHPDVALNASLAATMPKHGTLGVFTQSGALGVAMLDLLARRNLGVSDFVSAGNRADVSGNDLMQHWFDDEHTEAVSLYLESVGNPRKFSRIARRLSTQKPVIVVKTDMSANGVPRGHNVRSTKHGAKAFRAMMRQAGVIRVDSAHRMFDVAQLVTTQPLPAGPRVAVVGNADALGVLAADAARSYGLDVTHGPVALPADAVVADYAEALRVAFADPDVDAVITAFIPQLVAADGDIAAAVTATATEHEKPCVATFLGLHGIPEVLTAERADGSVERVPSYSMPEDAVRALRAVTRYSEWLQRDRGHLVNPEGIERARVEALIANVLSDSPQGRRLRPDEVAELLSSYGIDLWPVHPVDNAEEAVAAADQLGYPVALKSVSPLVRHQPVTAFRGDIGGAASVREAYAALDDRLAPLHANRFVVQKMASPGVACVVGSSEDSLFGPVVRFSLSGAPTELLDDVGYRMPPLTTGDVKDLIGSVKAAPLLNGHRGAAPIDHAALEDLLSRVSLLADHHPEIADLELNPVNARPGGTEVLGASVTIAPPEKRADTGRRSLS; encoded by the coding sequence ATGACCGAGGCTGATGCTCCACTGCCGGCTGGTTATCCCCAGGAATGGGAGGCCGATGTCGTCCTCCGTGACGGCAGCGTGGCGCAGTTGCGCCCGATCACACCAGAGGATGCGGACGCGCTGCACCGGTTCCACGAACGCCAGTCAGATGAGTCCATCTATCTGCGGTTTTTCGCGCCGATCAAGAGATTGTCGAATCGAGAAGTTCACCGGTTCGCGAATGTCGACTATCACTCGCGCGTTGCGTTGGTGTTGATGGTCGAAGACGACCTCGTGGGAATCGCCCGATTCGACCGGCTCGATGCCGAGCAGGGCGTCGCCGCGGAGGTGGCCTTCAACGTCTCCGATCATTTCCAAGGGCGAGGCGTCGGATCGGTCATGCTGGAGCACTTGGCGGCCATCGGACAAGAGCAAGGGATCGAGCGATTCGTCGCCGACGTCCTGCCACAGAACCGAAAAATGCTAGCCGTGTTCAAGGACGCGGGCTACGAAGTCACCCAACATTTCGACGACGGCGTGGTCGAGCTGGCCTTCGATATCCGCCCGACGGATCAGAGCGAGCAGGTTCGTGCCGAGCGAGAGCAACGTGCCGAGTCGCTGAGTGTGAAGGCTCTGCTGGCGCCGACCTCGGTCGCGGTCGTGGGCGTGGACTCCCACGCGGCATCGGTTGGCCGGCAGGTCCTGAGCCACCTGGTGGGGGGCGGCTACCGCGGGGATCTGTACGCCGTGGCCGACCACGACCTTGAACTTGAGGGGTGCACGACCTATCGCTCCGTGAGCGAATTGCCGCCAATGGTCGACCTTGGCGTCATCGCCGTGTCCGATGATGACGCGCTCGCCGCAACTGAGGAGTGCGTTCGCCACGGCGTGCGCAGCGTCCTGGTGTTGTCCAACGGATTCGCGGAGACTGGAACCTCAGGTCAGGCGCGGCAGCAAGCCCTGATGCGGGTCGTACGCCGGCACGGGTTGCGCATCGTTGGCCCGAGCAGTTTTGGCCTCATCAACACCCATCCCGACGTGGCGCTGAACGCCTCACTCGCGGCGACCATGCCCAAACACGGAACGCTTGGTGTGTTCACCCAGAGTGGAGCTCTCGGCGTGGCGATGCTCGATTTGCTCGCGCGTCGCAATCTCGGAGTGTCGGACTTCGTATCGGCCGGTAATCGCGCCGACGTCAGCGGCAATGACCTCATGCAGCACTGGTTCGATGACGAACACACCGAGGCCGTGAGCCTTTATCTGGAATCGGTCGGCAACCCACGGAAGTTCTCCCGCATTGCCCGGAGGCTGTCCACCCAGAAGCCGGTCATCGTCGTCAAGACCGACATGTCGGCGAACGGTGTTCCCCGTGGGCACAATGTCCGGTCGACCAAGCACGGCGCGAAGGCGTTTCGCGCAATGATGCGCCAGGCAGGCGTCATACGAGTGGACAGTGCCCATCGAATGTTCGATGTCGCGCAACTGGTGACCACCCAGCCGTTGCCGGCTGGTCCGCGCGTCGCGGTGGTCGGCAATGCCGACGCACTCGGCGTATTGGCCGCAGATGCAGCGCGCAGTTATGGCCTCGATGTTACCCACGGTCCAGTCGCGCTCCCTGCGGATGCCGTGGTCGCCGACTACGCAGAAGCCTTGCGTGTGGCCTTCGCCGATCCTGACGTGGATGCCGTGATCACGGCATTCATTCCCCAGTTGGTCGCCGCTGACGGAGACATCGCAGCCGCCGTCACTGCGACCGCAACAGAACACGAAAAGCCTTGTGTAGCAACCTTTCTCGGTCTCCATGGAATCCCAGAGGTGTTGACCGCAGAGCGCGCCGACGGGAGTGTCGAACGAGTCCCGTCGTACTCCATGCCCGAGGACGCAGTCCGCGCACTCCGCGCGGTCACCCGATACAGCGAATGGTTGCAGCGCGACCGCGGCCACCTCGTCAACCCGGAGGGTATCGAGCGGGCCCGCGTCGAAGCGCTGATTGCCAACGTGCTTTCCGACAGCCCGCAAGGGCGCCGACTGCGGCCCGACGAGGTGGCCGAGTTGCTGTCGTCGTACGGCATCGACCTGTGGCCCGTGCACCCTGTCGATAATGCCGAGGAAGCAGTGGCCGCAGCCGATCAGTTGGGTTATCCCGTCGCGTTGAAATCAGTGTCGCCGCTTGTGCGCCATCAACCCGTCACGGCGTTCCGTGGCGACATCGGTGGCGCGGCGTCGGTGCGGGAGGCATATGCAGCCCTTGACGATCGGTTGGCGCCGCTGCACGCAAACCGGTTCGTGGTGCAGAAAATGGCCTCGCCCGGCGTGGCATGTGTGGTGGGGAGTAGCGAGGACTCGCTCTTTGGCCCGGTGGTCCGGTTCAGCCTCTCGGGGGCGCCGACGGAACTTCTGGATGATGTGGGCTATCGCATGCCACCGTTGACGACGGGTGACGTCAAGGACCTCATCGGATCGGTCAAGGCGGCCCCACTGCTCAATGGGCATCGTGGCGCCGCGCCGATCGACCACGCAGCGCTGGAGGATTTGCTGAGCCGCGTGTCACTCCTTGCCGATCACCATCCGGAGATTGCGGATCTGGAACTCAATCCCGTCAACGCGCGGCCCGGCGGGACCGAGGTCTTAGGGGCCTCGGTCACCATCGCGCCGCCAGAGAAGCGCGCTGACACCGGACGTCGTTCGTTGTCCTGA